In one Acomys russatus chromosome X, mAcoRus1.1, whole genome shotgun sequence genomic region, the following are encoded:
- the LOC127185429 gene encoding igE-binding protein-like: protein MEKVVVGATVDTAQVVERFPSVYKNRGWVHAPVEYNLIKELAESVRKYGVNANFTLVMLDRIGTGTLTPSDWQMVAKAALPDMGQYMEWRALWYEAAQTQAQANALALTPEQRNWTFDLLTGQGQFTVNQTNYHWGSYAQISQIAIKAWKALSKKGEANRRLTKIIQGPEESFSDFVARMTEAAGRIFGDVEQVEPFIEQLIFEQATQEYRAIIAPRKNKGLQDWLRVCRDLGGPLTNAGLAAAILQSQKRPAGKTNQRTCYNCGKPGHFKKDCKNSNRRGETPTLCNRCGKGYHKTSQCRSVRDVQGRLLPPINNQTVNNSQATNAPKNGPSGPRSQGPQRYGNQFVKAQEDNRDTAQDTLQEWTCVPPPTSY from the coding sequence agaacagGGGATGGGTACATGCCCCCgtcgaatataacctaattaaagaattggctgagtctgtccgcaaatacggggttaatgcaaattttaccctggtaatgttggatagaattggcactggcaccttaactccttctgattggcagatggtagcaaaagccgcacttccagacatgggtcaatacatggaatggagggctctctggtatgaggccgctcaaacacaagcccaggccaatgctcttgcccttactcctgaacagagaaactggaCCTTTGACTTGTTGACAGGTCAAGGTCAATTTACTGTGAATCAGACAAATTACCATTGGGGATCCTATGCTCAAATTTCACAGATAGCTATTAAAGCCTGGAAAGCGCTTTCTAAAAAAGGGGAGGCTAATAGGCGCCTTACAAAAATTATTCAGGGCCCTGAGGAATCGTTTTCCGATTTTGTGGCCAGAATGACGGAAGCAGCAGGACGTATCTTTGGAGATGTTGAGCAGGTGGAACCTTTTATTGAACAGTTGATATTTGAACAAGCCACTCAAGAGTACAGAGCCATCATAGCCCCTAGAAAAAATAAGGGCTTACAAGATTGGCTCAGAGTGTGTAGAGACCTCGGAGGACCGCTTACTAATGCGGGCCTAGCAGCTGCTATCCTCCAGTCTCAAAAACGCCCTGCTGGTAAAACCAACCAGAGGACTTGCTATAACTGTGGCAAgcctggacattttaaaaaggactgcAAAAACTCAAACAGAAGGGGAGAAACACCGACTCTCTGCAACCGTTGTGGCAAAGGATATCATAAGACTAGCCAATGCCGCTCGGTGAGAGATGTACAGGGGAGACTCCTCCCACCTATTAACAATCAAACTGTCAATAACAGCCAGGCTACAAATGCGCCAAAAAACGGGCCGTCGGGCCCTCGGTCCCAGGGCCCTCAAAGATATGGGAACCAGTTTGTCAAAGCCCAGGAGGACAACAGAGACACGGCTCAGGACACTCTACAAGAGTGGACCTGCGTGCCGCCTCCGACTTCTTACTAA